A window of Cydia fagiglandana chromosome Z, ilCydFagi1.1, whole genome shotgun sequence genomic DNA:
CGCCTTACCCTTGATACCAAATATGTTTTCATTTTTGGCCTTTACAATGTTAGTCATTCAATTAAATCTGTAATCCGATCTACTCTGTAGTACTGTTAAAATGAAACGGTGTGCGAATATAGAACATGACATATCGTTGATAAAAGTGCGGCGTTACCAGGTTTGACAAAATCCGCAAAGTGCACGTGCGAGGCAGCCTGGGCGTGACATCGCCGAGAACATGCAGGAGAGTAGGCTGCGATGGTATGGCCACGTATGAAGGATACCACCAGACTACGTCGGAAAGGACGATGTGTCAAAattgccccaaaaccaacagagttgagagttaggtcattagataggtCTTTCTCTGTAATTCATTTCGTTCTAATGGGCACCAAGCcgaattccattgcagaactgagatacaggtattttagtcaaaatgtcgtcacccttattacctaggcaatagagtCCACCGCCGGGCGAGCGCGGCAAATCATTCAGTGTGCTCGCCCGGCGGTGCGCGAACATCTACCCTGCAGCAATTATTTTACTTACTTGGTTCCTAatgcctaggtaataagggtgacgacattttggctaaaatgccaatatctcagttctgcaatggaattccgcttggtgcccatagaacgaaatgaagtacagaaaaatacctatctaatgatctaactctcaactctgttggttttggggcaaGGCTCCATACAAAGTTGCCCATGGTCCTTTACCACTACGACTTTCCATCCCCGGTAAAAGAGGCAGAGGTAAACCGAAAACAAGATGGAAGGACGTTGTGCTAAAAGATATGATTGAGTGCAGTGTCCGAGAACGACGTCGAGGATAGGCCGAAGTGGAAGCGAAAGACGGATAGCTGACTAAGCTGACCCATCACCATGTGGGATATATAGCTCGGAAGAGAGACATATCgttgataaaaataataaatctatcctaaaataaatgtatgtatacCTATCCGTTATCCGACAAATCCATATTATTATTGAGGGTAGATTTCTCCTTTATATAGTTAAAAGAAGTTAAAGTTTAATCTCTTTTAGACATAACTCGTAGAAAAAAAGTCATATGTACTTAAGTTAGTGTGAGGGAGATAAGCAGCAAGTGATATCAAATGGGGATAGCAACTGTCATTATTTatatagatggcgccagcacAGGTATACCCTGCTTCTGGTGCTAAGAGAATTGGCTTAAGGTAGGATTGACTGAGGAATACTCCTGCCGGCGCGTGTCTGCGCGTGGATTACAGTATACGACTTTAGTCTACACTGTATAAGACAAAGAGAGCGTATAtgggagaagtggaagtgggtgttggaaggggtagacctcggcggactttctctgatcagatcggggaaatcctgaagaaaggccaggtcaagagcaccctaaaccggcgagcgtgtatgaggaaggttatgaatgtgaaggaagcgaaagaggtatgtcaggatcgtaacaagtggaaatccgtggtctctgcctacccctccgggaaataggcgtgattatatgtatgtatgtatgtatgtatgtatgtataaggctaTAAGCGCACCTCAAGCTGCCTGATGTCCCGCTCGCGCTCCTCCAGCTGTTGCAGGTCCTGCTCGGTCTGCATCGTCATCTGCTCCTGCCGGCGCGTGTTCTTGTCGTCCATCTCCACCAGGTGGTTGCTGCGCCCTGGATACAGTATGCTGGAGTCTACACTATATAAGCGCACCTCAAGCTGCCTGATGTCCCGCTCGCGCTCCTCCAGCTGTTGCAGGTCCTGCTCGGTCTGCATCGTCATCTGCTCCTGCCGGCGCGTGTTCTTGTCGTCCATCTCCACCAGGTGGTTGCTGCGCCCTGGATACAGTATGCTGGAGTCTACACTATATAAGCGCACCTCAAGCTGCCTGATGTCCCGCTCGCGCTCCTCCAGCTGTTGCAGGTCCTGCTCGGTCTGCATCGTCATCTGCTCCTGCCGGCGCGTGTTCTTGTCGTCCATCTCCACCAGGTGGTTGCTGCGCCCTGGATACAGTATGCTGGAGTCTACACTATATAAGCGCACCTCAAGCTGCCTGATGTCCCGCTCGCGCTCCTCCAGCTGTTGCAGGTCCTGGTCGGTCTGCATCGTCATCTGCTCCTGCCGGCGCGTGTTCTTGTCGTCCATCTCCACCAGGTCGTTGCTGCGCCCTGGATTACAATAGGCGCACTTTAGAATCTACAGTATATGAAACCTCCGTGGTATCTTTGACTGGCAGGCAGCCCATATGTGGTAGAATAATTCAACCTATGTCAATACCGTAGAACCAGCCAACTATTTTACAAAAACTCCCAACAGGGGTCCAAAACTAAAAGGGTGACAATTTTTACAATGTGGGACGGAGGCAGAACATTTGTATTAATGGATGAAAATACACATATGAACATTGGTATTGAGatttagtaaataataatgtgtTGCACTTGTGGATCGTAGTTGCACTAACTGGAATACTGTTGGATAGTTTTATAGTAATTGCGATTTTGTCTGTGAAATATTGCGATTATGTATATTGttggtatacaatatttttgaaatgaaaacttctttagcggcgctggccactttttgaggtgaggaaaaaatgataaactcgagacagcgatcacgtgaccgtaacgtttagatggccactaaTTTAGAtaacatttaaatcaataaagaaaaactcaatgacattacatgaaaaaggttctgatcttgtacgggttgaaatacgaggatcacacagttacattctaactttatatcactcaaatataattcaataaagctacatcttgatgaaaccGCTAataaagtgaactctagtactggtgaataaaactcaaaatatcatgacatgaccaaatattatatatttagatgcatggtctgcaaggtaacttttttgaaactttgaggtcttgtatttttttattattctcaTATATTGTGATAAATTGCTCATTTTCTATCTATTAGATTTAGTTATACAATTCAACATGAGTCAACAACCCTTTTGAAAGTGACCATGTCTTCAGGTACTCACCGGACATGCCAAACGGATCCCCGATGTTGATAGTGGCGCTCTGGGCCTTCACTTTTCGCACATCCTCTTTCGTCTTCGCGGCGGCTGATTTTTGTGTCGCctacaaataatttaataaccAATAAACAACACTATTTTATAGTGCACACCCTtcttaaaatatttcaacaataaattaataaacatgGCAGATGCTGGAATATCCACTGGTCTTGTAAAGGAAAATTGTAACTAATATTGACATGATAAGGAAAAAAATATCATTAGCTATATATCAATAATTTATCCCTAACAGTTACGTACTATATTTGGTCAAATGTTAGGTCAGACTAATGTGATACTGTCAATTCAGAACCTTATTCAAAGttaacattaaaatggtgtAAAATTTAAGAGTTGACATTAAATGAAGTGTCCCCTATAAATAAcgacaatattttttaaactaactcaactattattttcatattgCAGTAGCACAACACAGCATGACGTAACTCTCCATAACTCCTGTTACAAACCGAGAATTATTCCGTTACAGGCGCGCAATGCGATTTATCCACATTTGGTGTGGTTTAGCTTTAAATGGTGATTTCCGAAAACGTTCTCAGCGTCTCCGCGTTGATAAGGAAGTGGGTCGAAACTGGGTAGCTCCATACACGACCATGGACGTGTATGGAGCTACCCACGAACCTGGAAGGCGTTGAGTGTGGCCGTGTACTCGTTGCTGAGCCGCTCCCTGGCCAGCTGGCCCGCGGGTTGCTCACCAGGGCCACGATCATGGACGTGTATGGAGCTACCCACGAACCTGGAAGGCGTTGAGTGTGGCCGTGTACTCGTTGCTGAGCCGCTCCCTGGCCAGCTGGCCCGCGGGTTGCTCACCAGGGCCACGACCATGGACGTGTATGGAGCTACCCACGAACCTGGAAGGCGTTGAGTGTGGCCGTGTACTCGTTGCTGAGCCGCTCCCTGGCCAGCTGGCCCGCGGGTTGCTCACCAGGGCCACGATCATGGACGTGTATGGAGCTACCCACGAACCTGGAAGGCGTTGAGTGTGGCCGTGTACTCGTTGCTGAGCCGCTCCCTGGCCAGCTGGCCCGCGGGTTGCTCACCAGGGCCACGATCATGGACGTGTATGGAGCTACCCACGAACCTGGAAGGCGTTGAGTGTGGCCGTGTACTCGTTGCTGAGCCGCTCCCTGGCCAGCTGGCCCGCGGGTTGCTCACCAGGGCCACGATCATGGACGTGTATGGAGCTACCCACGAACCTGGAAGGCGTTGAGTGTGGCCGTGTACTCGTTGCTGAGCCGCTCCCTGGCCAGCTGGCCCGCGGGTTGCTCACCAGGGCCACGATCATGGACGTGTATGGAGCTACCCACGAACCTGGAAGGCGTTGAGTGTGGCCATGTACTCGTCGCTGAGCCGCTCCCTGGTCAGCTTGCCCGCTGGTTGCTCCACCGGCATCTTCATCAGGTCCATGATCATCGAGGACGTGTCTTTGGCCATCTTTTGGGTGTAATTCTGGATCTGACGCCTAGGACGCACGTAAAGTGAAATATTAAATTGGGAAACTTTTACTATA
This region includes:
- the LOC134679449 gene encoding syntaxin-7, with product MDASYQGGVTYEDRGESFQQLSSTIASNIKKISQNVSSMSKMVNQLQTPQDSQELRNQLRQIQNYTQKMAKDTSSMIMDLMKMPVEQPAGKLTRERLSDEYMATLNAFQATQKSAAAKTKEDVRKVKAQSATINIGDPFGMSGRSNDLVEMDDKNTRRQEQMTMQTDQDLQQLEERERDIRQLEVRLYSVDSSILYPGRSNHLVEMDDKNTRRQEQMTMQTEQDLQQLEERERDIRQLESDILDVNQIFKELGTMIHDQGQVVDSIESSVEYTAHNVEAATAELRQASNYKNKLRKKKVYIAIILIVIVSIILIIVFNR